Proteins encoded within one genomic window of Nonomuraea gerenzanensis:
- a CDS encoding carboxylesterase/lipase family protein: MSTSGSAGPEVRVSTGRLRGRMEDGVAVFRGIPFGRPPVGDLRLAAPVPAEPWDGVREAVAFGAPPPQSRLLGTSGADGGDGDWLTVNVWSADLGAARLPVMVWIQGGGYMYGRSGDPLFDGRVLARDGVVLVTFNYRVSAEGFGHFHGAPANRGFLDQVAALRWVHDNIAAFGGDPGRVTVFGESAGAGSIAALMAMPAAAGLFRGAIAQSVPGVFFSAELAADLAVAVAGELGLPPVAGQLARLSPERLLDAGDAVADKMAGRSRWGRAAFVQMPFAPVVDGEVLPATPWQALSDGAAPGVELIAGHTRDEYRLFMAIKGELGQVTGEQADAALRELAPDPPAYRAAFPEADAELLYELVHSDWLFRMPSARLAEARGRHGRAYLYELTWPAPGMGGELLGACHGLGLPLTFGNLTAGAAGLLIGREPPAVAAELSARVRAAWVAFAAVGDPGWPAYEPRGGQSWIIGAEAGVAVYPEERSRGLWAGHAFEALPLQ; this comes from the coding sequence ATGAGCACCAGCGGATCGGCGGGCCCGGAGGTCCGGGTGAGCACGGGAAGGCTGCGCGGGCGGATGGAGGACGGCGTGGCCGTCTTCCGCGGCATCCCGTTCGGGCGACCGCCGGTGGGCGACCTGCGGCTGGCCGCGCCGGTGCCGGCCGAGCCGTGGGACGGGGTGCGCGAGGCCGTCGCGTTCGGCGCGCCGCCGCCGCAGTCCAGGCTGCTGGGCACCTCCGGCGCGGACGGCGGCGACGGCGACTGGCTGACCGTCAACGTGTGGTCCGCCGACCTGGGCGCGGCCCGGCTGCCGGTGATGGTGTGGATCCAAGGCGGCGGCTACATGTACGGGCGGTCCGGCGACCCGCTCTTCGACGGCCGCGTGCTCGCCCGCGACGGTGTGGTCCTCGTCACCTTCAACTACCGGGTCTCCGCCGAGGGCTTCGGTCACTTCCACGGCGCACCGGCGAACCGCGGGTTCCTGGACCAGGTGGCCGCCCTGCGCTGGGTGCACGACAACATCGCGGCGTTCGGCGGCGACCCCGGCCGGGTCACCGTGTTCGGCGAGTCCGCCGGCGCGGGGAGCATCGCGGCTCTGATGGCGATGCCGGCGGCGGCCGGTCTGTTCCGCGGGGCGATCGCGCAGAGCGTGCCGGGGGTGTTCTTCTCCGCCGAGCTGGCCGCCGACCTGGCCGTCGCGGTGGCGGGCGAGCTGGGCCTGCCCCCGGTCGCGGGCCAACTCGCCCGCCTGTCGCCTGAGCGGCTGCTCGATGCGGGGGACGCCGTCGCGGACAAGATGGCCGGCCGCTCGCGGTGGGGCCGGGCCGCGTTCGTCCAGATGCCGTTCGCGCCCGTCGTGGACGGCGAGGTGCTGCCCGCGACGCCCTGGCAGGCGCTGTCGGACGGCGCCGCGCCCGGGGTGGAGCTGATCGCGGGGCACACGCGCGACGAGTACCGGCTGTTCATGGCCATCAAGGGCGAGCTGGGCCAGGTCACGGGGGAGCAGGCGGACGCGGCACTGCGCGAGCTCGCCCCCGACCCGCCCGCCTACCGCGCCGCCTTCCCGGAGGCGGACGCGGAGCTGCTGTATGAGCTGGTGCACTCCGACTGGCTGTTCCGGATGCCTTCCGCGCGGCTGGCCGAGGCGCGGGGGAGGCACGGGCGGGCCTACCTGTACGAGCTGACCTGGCCGGCTCCTGGCATGGGGGGTGAGCTTCTCGGTGCCTGTCACGGGCTCGGGCTGCCGCTGACGTTCGGCAACCTGACGGCGGGGGCGGCGGGGCTGCTCATCGGGCGGGAGCCGCCAGCGGTCGCGGCCGAGCTGTCGGCGCGGGTTCGCGCGGCTTGGGTCGCCTTCGCCGCGGTGGGGGATCCGGGGTGGCCGGCGTACGAGCCGCGAGGGGGGCAGAGCTGGATCATCGGTGCGGAGGCGGGCGTCGCGGTGTATCCGGAGGAGAGGTCGCGGGGGTTGTGGGCCGGGCACGCTTTCGAGGCGCTCCCGCTGCAGTAG
- a CDS encoding alpha-amylase family glycosyl hydrolase gives MTSDPAGSGLPTDPAGSGLPADPTGSDVPSGSARLVAERPARPEPGWVRSAVWWRIYPLGFVGAFPEPPTGPAHPGEHRLLRVIDWLDHAVALGATGLALGPVFASASHGYDTLDHFAIDPRLGDDSDFDRLAAAASERGLRLQLDGVFNHVGRCHPLVQEALRQGPGGEAMRWFRPAVDERGRARLGTFEGHDQLVTLNHDEPAVRAYVVEVMRHWLDRGADAWRLDAAYSVPTGFWADVLPQVRRSHPDVWFEAEVIHGDYTAFVAESTADTVTQYELWKAVWSSIEDRNFFELDWTLQRHNAMLDTFVPATFVGNHDVTRIASRITDPRHLPHAIALLALLGGTPTVYAGDEYGLRAVKEERAGGDDAIRPEFPPRPPSATGILHLHRRLLALRRRHPWLHRARSRAQVLRNRQYVITLEAGGRALDLALNLDDGELPLAPGSVLLDGDASSRVLTGAVAPHGWAISRPGG, from the coding sequence GTGACGAGTGACCCGGCCGGCTCCGGCCTGCCGACTGACCCGGCCGGCTCCGGCCTGCCGGCTGACCCGACCGGCTCGGACGTGCCATCCGGATCGGCACGACTCGTGGCGGAGCGCCCGGCGAGGCCTGAGCCGGGCTGGGTCAGGAGTGCGGTCTGGTGGCGGATCTACCCGCTGGGCTTCGTCGGCGCCTTCCCCGAGCCGCCCACCGGCCCCGCCCACCCCGGCGAGCACCGGCTGCTGCGGGTGATCGACTGGCTCGACCACGCCGTGGCGCTCGGCGCGACAGGCCTCGCGCTCGGCCCCGTCTTCGCCTCCGCCAGCCACGGATACGACACCCTCGACCACTTCGCGATCGACCCGCGGCTCGGCGACGACTCCGACTTCGACCGGCTCGCCGCCGCGGCCTCGGAGCGGGGCCTGCGGCTCCAGCTCGACGGCGTGTTCAACCACGTCGGCCGCTGCCACCCCCTGGTGCAGGAGGCGCTGCGGCAGGGGCCCGGCGGCGAGGCGATGCGCTGGTTCCGCCCTGCAGTGGACGAGCGGGGACGGGCCCGGCTCGGCACGTTCGAAGGGCACGACCAGCTCGTCACGCTGAACCACGACGAACCGGCCGTGCGGGCGTACGTCGTCGAGGTCATGCGGCACTGGCTCGACCGGGGCGCCGACGCCTGGCGGCTCGACGCCGCCTACAGCGTCCCCACCGGCTTCTGGGCGGACGTCCTGCCGCAGGTGCGCCGCAGTCACCCGGACGTCTGGTTCGAGGCCGAGGTCATCCACGGCGACTACACGGCGTTCGTCGCGGAGAGCACCGCCGACACGGTCACCCAGTACGAGCTGTGGAAGGCCGTCTGGTCGAGCATCGAGGACCGCAACTTCTTCGAGCTGGACTGGACGCTCCAGCGCCACAACGCCATGCTGGACACCTTCGTGCCGGCCACCTTCGTCGGCAACCACGACGTCACCCGCATCGCCAGCCGGATCACCGACCCCCGCCACCTCCCGCACGCCATCGCCCTGCTCGCGCTGCTCGGCGGCACCCCCACCGTCTACGCCGGCGACGAGTACGGCCTGCGCGCCGTCAAGGAGGAACGAGCGGGCGGCGACGACGCGATCAGGCCCGAGTTCCCGCCCCGCCCGCCTTCCGCGACCGGGATCCTCCACCTCCACCGGCGGCTCCTCGCGCTGCGCCGCCGCCACCCGTGGCTGCACCGTGCGCGCAGCCGCGCCCAGGTGCTGCGGAACCGGCAGTACGTGATCACCCTCGAAGCGGGCGGCAGGGCGCTCGACCTCGCCCTCAACCTCGACGACGGTGAACTCCCCCTCGCTCCCGGGTCCGTGCTGCTGGACGGCGACGCCTCCTCACGTGTGCTCACCGGGGCAGTCGCCCCGCACGGATGGGCGATCAGCCGTCCCGGCGGGTGA
- a CDS encoding cellulose binding domain-containing protein — protein MQARICKALLVGMAMTMLAAVGVSAAFSPPAHAAQVITDVSYAPAQPAGSRGHMLDLYLPSTGVTPRPLIIWHKGSAWTSDDGKDGADAIASVFNPLGFAVAGVSVRSSGQAIFPAQVHDIKAAIRWLRANAATYQLDPNRFAMVGDSSGGWLTEMATLSGGVASLEGTVGTTGVSSAVQVGLAFYSPTDFLQMNAQNLPSGGLDHNSPASPESLLVGCPIQTCPATVAQANPMTYVDGNDPPLMVLHGQADFLVPHGQSVLLYNRIKAACGDLTFVSVPGADHMLTQIMDPAHHGAETVYTTTDCTETVRTGTLNPTWANFATFLRGGLKLGTSCEVAYSTGAWNGAFNGSVTVRNTGTTPVSGWAVTWTWSGNQQITGAWNATVTQTGNQVTARDAGHNSYIGPGSSQSLGFSATATGTNDIPAQFKLNNVVCTRVASL, from the coding sequence ATGCAAGCTCGAATCTGCAAGGCCTTACTCGTCGGCATGGCGATGACCATGCTGGCCGCCGTGGGGGTGTCGGCGGCCTTCTCGCCGCCGGCCCACGCCGCGCAGGTGATCACCGACGTCTCGTACGCGCCCGCCCAGCCCGCCGGCAGCCGGGGGCACATGCTGGATCTCTACCTGCCGTCCACCGGCGTCACGCCCCGCCCGCTGATCATCTGGCACAAGGGCTCGGCGTGGACGAGCGACGACGGCAAGGACGGCGCGGACGCGATCGCGAGCGTCTTCAACCCGCTGGGCTTCGCCGTGGCCGGCGTCAGCGTCCGCTCCAGCGGCCAGGCCATCTTCCCCGCCCAGGTGCACGACATCAAGGCGGCCATCCGGTGGCTGCGCGCCAACGCCGCCACGTACCAGCTCGACCCGAACCGCTTCGCGATGGTGGGCGACTCCTCGGGCGGCTGGCTGACGGAGATGGCCACCCTGTCCGGCGGGGTGGCGTCGCTGGAGGGCACGGTCGGCACGACCGGCGTCTCCAGCGCCGTGCAGGTGGGGCTGGCCTTCTACAGCCCGACCGACTTCCTGCAGATGAACGCGCAGAACCTGCCGAGCGGCGGGCTGGACCACAACTCGCCCGCCTCCCCGGAGTCCCTGCTGGTCGGCTGCCCGATCCAGACCTGCCCGGCCACGGTGGCGCAGGCCAACCCGATGACCTACGTCGACGGCAACGACCCGCCGCTGATGGTGCTGCACGGCCAGGCCGACTTCCTGGTGCCGCACGGGCAGAGCGTCCTGCTCTACAACAGGATCAAGGCGGCGTGCGGTGACCTCACGTTCGTCTCGGTGCCCGGCGCGGACCACATGCTGACCCAGATCATGGACCCCGCCCACCACGGCGCCGAGACCGTCTACACCACCACCGACTGCACCGAGACCGTACGGACGGGCACGCTGAACCCCACCTGGGCCAACTTCGCGACCTTCCTGCGCGGCGGGCTCAAGCTGGGCACCTCCTGCGAGGTCGCCTACTCCACCGGCGCCTGGAACGGCGCCTTCAACGGCAGCGTGACCGTCAGGAACACCGGCACGACCCCCGTCAGCGGCTGGGCCGTGACGTGGACCTGGTCGGGCAACCAGCAGATCACCGGCGCCTGGAACGCCACGGTCACCCAGACCGGCAACCAGGTGACCGCAAGGGACGCCGGCCACAACTCCTACATCGGCCCCGGCTCCAGCCAGAGCCTCGGCTTCTCTGCGACCGCCACCGGCACGAACGACATTCCCGCCCAGTTCAAACTCAACAACGTCGTCTGCACGAGAGTGGCGAGCCTCTGA
- a CDS encoding MarR family winged helix-turn-helix transcriptional regulator, whose amino-acid sequence MNQQLTAEAVAPRLRGAVLRLARRLRVDRDRSALSNNKIAVLSHLIRAGESTPSRVSRDERQHPQSLTRVFAELVQDGLIERVVDPDDGRRSRLRLTGAGRAAFEHDMALRDRWLAAALDGLSPAELRLLADAARLLDRIGAPGDE is encoded by the coding sequence ATGAATCAGCAGCTCACCGCGGAGGCGGTCGCGCCGCGGCTGCGCGGCGCGGTGCTGCGGCTCGCGCGCCGGCTGCGTGTGGACCGCGACAGGTCGGCGCTGAGCAACAACAAGATCGCGGTGCTCAGCCACCTCATCCGCGCGGGTGAGAGCACTCCGTCGCGGGTCAGCAGGGACGAGCGGCAGCACCCGCAGTCGCTGACGCGGGTGTTCGCCGAGCTGGTGCAGGACGGGCTGATCGAGCGCGTCGTGGACCCGGACGACGGCCGCCGCAGCCGGCTCCGGCTCACCGGGGCGGGGCGGGCCGCGTTCGAGCACGACATGGCGCTGCGCGACAGGTGGCTGGCCGCCGCCCTCGATGGTCTCAGCCCGGCCGAGCTGCGCCTGCTCGCCGACGCCGCACGGCTTCTCGATCGGATCGGAGCACCTGGTGACGAGTGA
- a CDS encoding amidohydrolase family protein yields MAWIAAADTLGPSEGLTSFTEPGIAAGGGIGHGPVDLHAFQLAVERGLLHVRATVMPHLTVLHDLGSSSRDAIDRALDAFAAARAAHPRRDVRHRVEPFAVATDAQVKRLIALGAIAVPQGRFLTEIGDGLIAALGPERSERCYRMRSLTEAGAVLPGSDAPVAHGSPLPNIDDMVNRRTASEAPPAPREAVTAEQALRAYTVGSAYAEHAGERKGRLARGMPADFAVLSDDLLAVAPDRIASLTVGAAVIGGEMVYDGGALA; encoded by the coding sequence GTGGCCTGGATCGCCGCGGCCGACACCCTGGGCCCGTCGGAGGGGCTGACCAGCTTCACCGAGCCCGGCATCGCCGCGGGGGGCGGCATCGGGCACGGGCCGGTCGATCTGCACGCCTTCCAGCTGGCGGTCGAGCGCGGACTGCTGCACGTCAGGGCCACGGTCATGCCGCATCTCACGGTGCTGCACGACCTGGGGTCTTCGAGCCGCGACGCCATCGACCGCGCGCTGGACGCCTTCGCCGCCGCCCGGGCAGCTCACCCGCGACGCGATGTCCGCCATCGGGTCGAACCCTTCGCGGTCGCCACGGACGCCCAGGTCAAGCGGCTGATCGCGCTCGGAGCCATCGCCGTTCCGCAGGGGCGGTTCCTGACCGAGATCGGTGACGGCCTGATCGCGGCGCTGGGGCCTGAGCGGAGTGAGCGCTGCTATCGCATGCGCAGCCTGACCGAGGCCGGGGCTGTTCTGCCGGGCAGTGACGCGCCCGTGGCGCATGGCAGTCCGTTGCCGAACATCGACGACATGGTGAATCGGCGTACCGCCTCCGAGGCGCCGCCGGCTCCTCGGGAGGCGGTCACGGCGGAGCAGGCGTTGCGTGCGTACACGGTGGGCTCTGCCTACGCTGAGCATGCCGGGGAGCGTAAGGGGAGGCTGGCGCGCGGGATGCCGGCCGACTTCGCCGTGCTGTCGGACGACCTGCTGGCGGTCGCGCCCGACCGCATCGCCTCGCTGACCGTCGGCGCCGCTGTCATCGGGGGTGAGATGGTGTACGACGGTGGCGCGCTCGCCTGA